In Candidatus Omnitrophota bacterium, the DNA window GTCAAACTGCTTATCTTTTTCCATATTGAAGATATCTAATATTTTTTCTCGGTTTAGAGCATTCCGGTAGGGCCTGTCCGTCGTCATCGCGTCATAGGCATCCGCCACGGCCAATATTCGGGCCTGGAGAGGGATATCCACACCCTTCTTATGCAAGTAGCCGGTTCCATCCATGTGTTCGTGGTGGTAATAGATATATGGAATGATATTTTTTAATAGCTTAATGGGGCTTAGGATGCTGGCCCCGATAAGCGGATGCTGACGGATATGATCATACTCCTCGCGTGTAAGGGGTTCTTTTTTGCGCAGAATATCTTCGCGTATACCGAATTTTCCTATGTCATGAAGTATGCCCGCTGTCCTTATAAGGGTCTGTTCATTTTTCGGGAACCTCATTTTTTTTGCGATACGTACTGCTATTTCGGCCACGCGTGAAGAATGGCCGTATGTATAAGGGTCCCGCGATTCCATTGCCAAGGCAAGAGTGGCTATGGTTCCGAGGTATATAGCG includes these proteins:
- a CDS encoding HD domain-containing protein, with amino-acid sequence MNKPNYKLILLFVISLASLLIFYFVEDKEVFINFFFLPTLLAGYAYDAKGGVITAVISIAFVSIIAFMSFDNYVEFITNKVLLWGCFLIISGYIIGTLTEKINAIYLGTIATLALAMESRDPYTYGHSSRVAEIAVRIAKKMRFPKNEQTLIRTAGILHDIGKFGIREDILRKKEPLTREEYDHIRQHPLIGASILSPIKLLKNIIPYIYYHHEHMDGTGYLHKKGVDIPLQARILAVADAYDAMTTDRPYRNALNREKILDIFNMEKDKQFDGRVVDALLSLTDNLRINIEAHAANFKGK